In Kordia antarctica, the following proteins share a genomic window:
- a CDS encoding transposase: MSEKFKNKYRIQSTRLQYWNYGRNAAYFVTICTKNRTHFFGQIISGTMILSETGKIANQNWLTIPKQFPYVKLGDHIVMPNHVHGIIIIDKNDDDPVEARLIALPQDHSHKKSGGFAGNKNPMLNNNLSRIIRWYKGRTTFECRKIDSDFEWQSRFHDHIIRNEKSFSNISNYIINNPANWKEDKFHKTLL; the protein is encoded by the coding sequence GTGTCTGAAAAATTTAAAAATAAATATCGAATACAATCTACCCGATTACAGTATTGGAACTACGGACGTAATGCGGCTTATTTTGTTACTATCTGTACAAAGAATAGAACGCATTTTTTTGGACAAATTATAAGCGGAACCATGATATTATCCGAAACGGGCAAAATTGCGAATCAAAATTGGTTGACAATTCCGAAACAATTTCCATATGTAAAATTGGGCGATCATATTGTAATGCCAAATCACGTTCATGGTATTATCATTATTGATAAAAATGATGATGATCCTGTGGAGGCGCGATTAATCGCGCTTCCACAGGATCATTCCCATAAAAAATCAGGCGGTTTTGCAGGAAATAAAAATCCAATGCTGAATAATAATTTGTCAAGAATCATCCGGTGGTACAAAGGCAGAACCACATTTGAATGTAGAAAAATAGATTCCGATTTTGAATGGCAATCTCGATTTCACGATCATATAATCCGCAATGAAAAATCGTTTTCCAATATTTCCAATTACATCATCAACAATCCTGCGAATTGGAAGGAAGACAAATTTCATAAAACCCTGTTGTAG
- a CDS encoding JAB domain-containing protein produces the protein MNVRLTETQKITILNAHDVYSVMQQILLRQNKIRRAQEHFWVVGLKADNSILFVELIAIGAQNRVNVSPPDVFRMGIYKLAVRMILVHNHPSGNLKVSAADKDITDRLLKVGKMINIEVIDHLIVTESGFTSFKDKGIMEELRKSGLYEIQDRESDQMKEMKIQYERKNAEKSKAIDIARKMKADGFDIKTIKKYTGLYIKDIKTLL, from the coding sequence ATGAACGTACGACTAACCGAAACACAAAAGATAACAATTCTTAATGCGCATGACGTTTATAGCGTAATGCAGCAAATACTACTGCGACAAAACAAAATTCGTAGAGCGCAGGAACATTTTTGGGTTGTTGGACTGAAAGCCGATAACAGTATTTTGTTTGTAGAACTCATTGCTATTGGCGCGCAAAACCGTGTAAATGTATCGCCGCCCGATGTTTTCCGTATGGGAATTTATAAACTTGCCGTTCGAATGATATTGGTACACAATCATCCGAGTGGAAACTTGAAAGTATCTGCAGCCGACAAAGATATTACCGACAGACTTTTAAAGGTTGGAAAGATGATTAATATTGAAGTGATAGATCATTTGATTGTTACCGAAAGTGGCTTTACTTCTTTTAAGGATAAAGGCATTATGGAAGAACTTCGCAAAAGCGGATTGTACGAAATACAAGATCGCGAAAGTGACCAAATGAAGGAAATGAAAATACAATATGAACGTAAGAATGCTGAGAAATCTAAAGCTATTGATATTGCTCGGAAGATGAAAGCTGATGGTTTTGATATTAAAACTATTAAGAAATATACTGGTTTGTATATTAAGGATATTAAAACCCTGTTGTAG
- a CDS encoding acyl-CoA thioesterase produces MDTDTLARIESSETHIFKAVFPNTTNHYDTLFGGTALQLMDEASFICATRFSRKKVVTVSTDKIDFTEPIPQGTLIELVAKVITVGNTSCVVQVDIFRENMYKDGRKKAVTGFFTFVAIDDEKKPVKIMYSTP; encoded by the coding sequence ATGGATACAGATACACTTGCACGCATTGAAAGTTCTGAAACACATATTTTTAAAGCCGTATTTCCGAATACGACCAATCATTATGATACGTTATTTGGCGGCACAGCCTTGCAACTTATGGATGAAGCTTCTTTTATATGTGCAACCCGATTTAGTAGAAAGAAAGTTGTCACCGTTTCCACAGATAAAATAGACTTTACCGAGCCAATTCCGCAAGGAACTTTAATTGAACTCGTAGCTAAAGTGATAACCGTAGGAAATACAAGTTGTGTGGTACAAGTAGATATTTTTAGAGAGAATATGTATAAAGATGGACGAAAAAAAGCAGTAACTGGTTTCTTTACGTTTGTTGCTATTGACGATGAGAAGAAGCCTGTAAAAATAATGTATTCAACGCCTTAG
- a CDS encoding NAD(P)H-dependent oxidoreductase, which yields MQILDSLKWRYATKKFDATRFLTTKQLQTLKEAFNLTATSYGLQPIRLVVIQDKDLQKQLLPHSWKQRQVIDASHLLVICIENTVDTEYIESYFARVKEIRDTPDEILKPFKSFMIDSFSKKTAEELKIWATKQAYLAMGNLLTVCGAEQIDACPMEGFIPEKYDEVLGLKAHGLSSVLLLPVGFRAEDDMFGDFAKVRKSISESVLEL from the coding sequence ATGCAAATACTAGATAGTTTAAAATGGAGATATGCAACAAAAAAATTTGATGCAACCCGTTTTTTAACCACTAAACAACTACAAACACTCAAAGAAGCTTTTAACCTAACAGCAACTTCCTACGGATTACAGCCGATCCGTTTGGTAGTAATTCAAGATAAAGATTTACAAAAACAATTATTGCCACATTCGTGGAAGCAACGCCAAGTAATTGATGCTTCGCATTTATTAGTAATATGTATTGAGAACACTGTTGATACTGAATATATTGAATCTTATTTTGCACGTGTAAAGGAAATTCGTGATACGCCAGACGAAATTTTGAAACCTTTTAAAAGCTTCATGATTGATTCGTTTTCCAAGAAAACAGCCGAAGAACTCAAAATTTGGGCAACAAAACAAGCCTATCTTGCTATGGGAAATTTACTAACGGTTTGTGGTGCGGAACAGATTGACGCTTGCCCAATGGAAGGCTTTATTCCTGAAAAATATGATGAGGTTTTAGGTTTAAAAGCACATGGACTTTCTTCAGTTTTACTATTGCCAGTTGGTTTCAGAGCAGAAGATGATATGTTTGGTGATTTCGCCAAAGTGCGTAAGTCTATTTCAGAAAGTGTGTTGGAATTGTAA
- a CDS encoding thioredoxin family protein, translating to MKKLFFLAVFFIGFSAFAQEEVTLNWLTDFDKAKKISKKTNKPILIYFTGSDWCPPCKMLKEAYFYTEKFEEKSEEFVLVMADLPRRTDIITDKQRKENIKLASKYNKKGSYPNIVIVDYKGKEIDNISGFNMMRDTSRHERFINKIIENY from the coding sequence ATGAAAAAATTATTTTTCTTAGCCGTATTTTTTATTGGATTTTCTGCATTTGCACAAGAAGAAGTAACCCTAAATTGGCTTACAGATTTTGACAAAGCCAAAAAGATTTCTAAAAAAACGAATAAACCTATTTTAATCTATTTTACGGGAAGCGATTGGTGTCCGCCGTGTAAAATGCTCAAAGAAGCGTACTTTTACACAGAAAAGTTTGAAGAAAAATCGGAAGAATTTGTGTTAGTTATGGCAGATTTACCAAGACGTACAGATATCATTACAGACAAACAACGTAAGGAAAACATAAAACTTGCATCGAAATACAATAAAAAAGGTTCGTATCCCAATATTGTAATCGTAGATTATAAAGGTAAAGAAATCGATAACATATCTGGGTTCAATATGATGCGTGATACATCCAGACATGAGAGATTTATCAATAAAATAATCGAAAACTATTAA
- a CDS encoding DegT/DnrJ/EryC1/StrS family aminotransferase, with product MPGFELFSDAERKEVHDVLDTGVLMRYGFDGMRNGHWKAKELERALEAQFNVNHAQLVSSGTAAVSVAFAITGIGAGDEVIMPTFTFVASFEAIMMLGAIPVLVDIDDTLTLDPEAIRKAITPKTKAIMPVHMCGSMANLDEIKAICDEHNLILVEDACQAIGGTYNGKALGTIGDVGCFSFDFVKTMTCGEGGAIITNNKKYATHADHYSDHGHDHVGNDRGAETHPFLGYNFRISELNAAVGLAQVRRLPEFLSIQKKHYTILREALADIPEVVFRTVPKGGVESYAFLNFFLPDLTVAQKVMAGFKANGIDVCFHYFDNNWHYIRRWEHLKNLKSLYPISTEVKEGMKYLDTKTFEQSDHYIARNISCLIKMSWTAEEVKARGEKMREVILASL from the coding sequence ATGCCAGGATTTGAATTATTTAGTGATGCCGAACGAAAAGAAGTACATGACGTATTAGATACTGGCGTATTAATGCGCTACGGATTTGATGGAATGCGCAACGGACATTGGAAAGCAAAAGAACTTGAACGCGCCTTAGAAGCGCAATTTAACGTAAATCATGCGCAATTAGTTTCTAGCGGAACTGCGGCAGTTTCGGTAGCGTTTGCTATCACAGGAATTGGAGCAGGCGATGAAGTTATTATGCCAACATTTACCTTTGTAGCAAGTTTTGAAGCTATTATGATGCTTGGCGCGATTCCTGTTTTGGTTGATATTGATGATACACTTACGTTGGATCCCGAAGCAATTCGCAAAGCAATTACTCCAAAAACTAAAGCCATTATGCCTGTGCATATGTGCGGAAGTATGGCAAACTTAGATGAAATTAAAGCAATTTGTGACGAGCATAATTTGATTTTGGTTGAAGATGCTTGCCAAGCAATTGGCGGAACTTACAACGGAAAAGCCTTAGGAACTATTGGCGATGTTGGTTGTTTTTCGTTTGATTTTGTAAAAACAATGACCTGTGGCGAAGGTGGCGCAATTATCACAAATAACAAAAAATATGCTACACATGCCGATCATTACAGCGATCACGGACACGATCATGTTGGGAATGATAGAGGCGCAGAAACACATCCGTTTCTAGGCTATAACTTTCGAATCTCCGAATTAAATGCGGCAGTTGGTTTGGCACAAGTTCGCCGTTTGCCGGAATTTCTAAGCATTCAAAAGAAGCATTATACAATCTTGCGAGAAGCATTAGCAGACATTCCAGAAGTTGTTTTCAGAACTGTTCCTAAAGGTGGCGTTGAAAGTTATGCGTTTTTAAACTTCTTCTTGCCCGATTTAACGGTAGCTCAGAAAGTAATGGCAGGTTTCAAAGCAAACGGAATTGATGTCTGTTTTCATTATTTCGATAACAATTGGCATTACATTCGTAGATGGGAACATTTAAAAAATCTCAAATCATTATATCCGATTTCTACGGAAGTAAAAGAAGGAATGAAATATTTAGACACAAAAACATTTGAACAATCGGATCATTATATTGCCCGAAATATTTCTTGTTTAATCAAAATGTCTTGGACAGCGGAAGAAGTAAAAGCTAGAGGAGAAAAAATGCGCGAAGTGATTTTGGCTTCTTTATAA